GTATTTCCGAAGGAAGCGCTGAATAAACAGGTAAAATAACTAGCTCAGGAATCGAATCTCCTAGCATTTTACTTCTTTCATATAATATTTCACAACTAgtatcaatttcttcttgaCCTGTCAGAAATACTAATATATCACCAGGTCCTTCGCTCAAGTGGATTTGCATAACAGTCATCAAAGCAGCATCAAGATAGTCGGCTTCTGGTTGTTTTGTATACATGATTTCGACGGGATATGAACGCCCAGGAATCGTAAAAATTGGGCATTTATAGAAATAAGACGAAAACCGCTCAGCATCTAGCGTGGCTGAAGTAACAATTAGCTTTAAATCTGGCCGTTTCAAAACAGTTCCCTTTAACAGTCCAAAAAGTACATCAGTTGCAACGGTTCTTTCATGTGCTTCATCTAAAATAATTACAGAATATTTGGACAAAAGAGGATCAACTAAACATTCTCGTTGAAGCATACCATCAGtcatatatttaatttggGTCATTCTACTGGTCTTATCTTCGAAACGAATAGTGTAACCAACCTCTTCACCAACACGACATCCCACTTCTTCTGCTACACGTTTGGCAACAGACATTGCAGCTACACGCCTAGGTTGAGTACAACCTATCATTTTGCTATCACTGGTATAACCTTCTTCAGCAAGATATTGAGTGATTTGAGTGGTCTTACCGGAACCGGTTTCACCGAGTAGAACcaaaatttggttttttgaGACAGCCTCGAGAAACTGTTTACGAAGTTTAAAAACTGGAAGACCCTCTCTTTGCTCTTTCATGCTCAGTGTTGTTCTTTTACCGTAGGATATATTTGCATTTCGTGTTGCTTGACGCCAGCTGGGAGTTTCAGAAGTAAGTTGACGAGCAGCTGAGTCTCGCACATCTTGGGCAAATTTCCGATCCTGAGGATTCGACATAGTGTCTTGCCATGAGAGGGATAAGTCTTGcttttccatttcttgTTCACTCTTTAATTTTGCCTCCTTTTGTCTTATTTCTCGTCTATCATTTGCTAAAATCTGCCCTTGCATTGCTGCTCTGGACAATGAACCATCCGGGGCCTTTACAACTTTTATAGGAGATAGCTTTAATGAAACTTTGGTTTGTCCTGCGAGAAATCCAGGTTCTTCTTCACGAAGTTCGATTTCTACgtcttcatcatcttcGGGATTAATTTCCGCAGCATTATTAGTATTGAATCCATCGTTGAGTTCAGGAATATCCGTAGCGGAAATTGCACCGGATGCAGCAAGTTGCTGTAACTCCCATATTTCAGGTGATGTTAAACGCTTCCGACCGTTTGAAGTGAACGTTTCAAGTGGATTCACATGTCCAATTTCAGAATTTTGGGCTGATAATGGAATAGCGTTTGCTCCACTACCCTTCTTTGTAGAACGTGAAACTTGATCCGGATTCAAATCCTCACCTGTAACTTGATTCACCTCCTTCATTGACAGGCTGATTCGCTTTGCTGATTCATCAATTCTAATaacttttacaaatacAGGTTGTCCATAGCTAACAGCCTCTGAAGGATGATCCAATCTCCCATTTAATTGGATATTTGAGATATGAACCAAACCATCAGTTCTCTTTCTAAAGCCGTCCAAAGTTACAAAGGCACCAAAGTCCTTAATACCTGAGACAACACCAGAATAAATTCCATACAATGTTGGAGCATTTAGCAATGGACCACGCGATGATCGACTAGAATGTGATTGACCAGAAATTGAGGTACGTGAATGATGCGAAAAACTGGGACTAATTGATCTCTCTCTACGTTCCCTTATTCCATTGAGGTAATGCCGCTCATCCCTCCTAGAATCCCTATCGTTTCTCCTTGTTTTGGCCAACGTCGAAAGTTCTTCCAGCTCGTCCATAGCATTATCCATAAGCGCTGGTCTATCCCTTAAATTATTCGTGCTATTTGGGATGCTTAAGCCAGGAAACATCTTTCTTTGGTGTTGTTTGTCAACATCTTTGCTATCTAAATCATGCGAAGCTCCATTGACCGAGTTACTACCATTATTTACATTATCAGTGGGAATGTCATCTTTAGGCTTAATTTCCTTAATTAATCGACTTATGTTTTGAAGGAAACTGTCGGTGAATTCTCCTCCACATGAAAggacattatttttaaactcATCGTAATTCTTAGACTGATCATgcaaattaataataaattctGCAAGAGTATTATCGTCAATTCCTAGATTTggttaattatttataaaaaaatgagtatTAAAGCCTACTACTTACCAGTATGATTTCGAATTTCAGAGGCAACTTTAGATACCAAGGATAAATACTCCAATTCTTTCAGATCGTCCATTATTGTCTTTTCTCCCACTAGGATTCactaaaaattaaatcgaagtttgaagaagactttcaaaattgctCCATACCAAACATAGGTGTATggttaaaaatgaaacgCGTGCAATAGACAATCGCGTTTCCTAACTTTgtacaaataaatattcatGGCTGTCAACGCAACGAGTTGCGCCAAAGGCAAATAAGGTAGCTGAATTACAGTTCGTTATAATAATGTCGAGGCTCTACTTATTATTTGAACTTTGAGTCCGTGTTGTTTACAATAGGAACTGGGGTGAGTTTCGTACCTTAttaagaaataatttttgcaaCTTGAATGTTTAATTACTGTCAAAGTTTACGTAAGGTATTTCTAGAATGTTTTAATGGCTAAATCAATGACAGGGCGTAGcgaatataaaaatatataagtCTATCTACAGTTTTCAACGATTGATACGTACTGAAGTGCTTTTTGCAAGTATGCTTGTACACTTGACATATTTATTACCTATGCAAATCAACGTAAATACTTTAATAGCGCTTTTCGAAAAGTATCGATCTATATTAATACAGTACTACGGCACCTCATATGCTAATAGATTTATGTCATTTGTACTGTATTTTAAACACAGTATTTGCATGCATTGTTACAGAGCCTCTGTGATTAACTCACACGTAATGAGCATTCAAAACGCATTACTCTAAATGTCTACAATATAATAACCGTAAAAATGGCTCAGAAGTTCTGAGAGTCATTTCATATCTCTAGATAGTCTCTATAACGTTAAGCTTAATTAGACTAACGGTTCAGTTGCAAAATTACTGGATACATCAAAAGAAAGCTTTTGAGCAGAACAACAATTGATAAATAGTGTCAACACCCCAGAACCCAATTTTTCCTAtagataaagaaaaacacaCCAACAAACACACATTATTTCCTAATTCCCGGAATCCCATATAACCTACTTCTAACTGATGGTGACGACAGTGGCTTCTTCAGTAACTTCAACAGAGTCATTCATGTCAGCTAAGGCAGATTCAGCGTTAAAATGAGAAAAGTTGCTCCATTCGACTTCCTCACCAGACTGAATAAATTCATCCAACAAGCCAGCACTGGCCGCAACCAATCCAAAAATCGGTGGGGAGGGCTTAAGTGGCTTAGATAAATATTCAGGATGGTATTGTACGCCAACAAAGTAAGGATGGTCACGTTTCTCAATAATTTCCATACGCTCACCACGTTCATCTTTTCCGATGAAAGAAATTCCACCTTGTTCCAAACGGCTTACAAACGCAGGATTTATTTCATATCTATGACGATGTCTTTCCAAAACTTCATCAACCATCTTATGAAGTTTACGAAGTTTACTCCATTCGGAATTGGGTTGGAAAAAGGTAGGTCTCAATCCCAAACGCATAGTTCCACCCAGTTTATCCTTATCAATCTCAGGCATATAAACAACAACATTGTTTTCGCATTCCTTATCGAATTCTTCAGAAAATGCACCTAGAAATGTTAGttaaaaatcttttgaaagaagcaaaataaaaaatatgctCCAATTAATAATAACTGTTTAACTATTCATGTAGCACTTGTCTACAGTTAGAGTCAACGGAAAATGACAAAAACCTCTAGTAAGTGCATGGAATCTATAGATCccaaaaataatagaaggcagttaaaaatttaaaatggAGTCCAATAAAAGCATCAAAAAACATACCTTCAATTCCACAAACACTTCTCGCGAATTCAATAACGGCAACTTGCATACCAAGGCAAATGCCCAAGTAGGGTGTATTATTTTCACGAGCCCACTTGGCTGCGGCAATCATCCCTTCGACACCGCGAGAGCCGAATCCGCCAGGCACTAGGATACCATTGGCAGAACAGACTAAATGCCATGCCTTATGGTAACTAAGTGGGTCACTAGTATTTGTACTAGCTTCCAAATGAGAAGCTTCTACCCATTGGAGGTCAAGTTTACGACCACAGCGCATAGCAGAGTGCTCCAATGCTTTGATGACTGATATATAGGAATCTTGAAGATGAGTGTATTTTCCTACGAGGACGATGGTGACCTTCTTGAAAAGATGATCGTATCCCTGTGTTAAATGTTTCCACGAGCTCCACATATTCTCGCCTGCGAGAGCGAGTTCGCGAGATACACTTATCTTATCCAGTGCGAAAcgaattttcaaatattccAATAGCTTGTCTTCAAGCAGTTGAGGAACGTGATATGTACTAGAGACATCATGCACAGCTAGCACCTGTTCGGGACCAACATGAcagaaaagagaaattttatcaatCACAGATTTCTCAAGAGGTTGTTTACAGCGGCAAGCAATCAAGTCTGGAGTAATGCCCAAGCTACGCAAATCACGAATTGCTTGTTGAGTAGGCTTAGTTTTCTGCTCGCCATTAATTACAGGGACAAGAGAAACATGGATTGATACAAAGTTTTCATGACCCACacgaaattgaaattgacGCATGGCCTCCACAAAAGCAGCAGACTCGATATCGCCAACCGTACCACCGAGTTCAACAATACAAACATCTGGTTCTTCACCACTTTGATCAACTGGAATTCGAGCAACACGCTCCACCCAGTCTTGAATTTCATTCGTAACATGAGGAACAATTTGCACTGTTTTTCCAAGATAATCACCGCGACGTTCCTTCTGAATGACATTAGAATACACTTTTCCAGTTGTAATATTGTTATCATGGGTTAATGTAACATTAAGATAGCGCTCATAGTTTCCAAGATCCAAATCGACTTCACCGCCatcattcaaaacaaaaacttcCCCATGTTCAAGGGGAGACATAGTGCCAGCATCAATATTCATGTAAGGGTCAATCTTGATGCTAGTAACTTTCAATCCTAGGGTTTTTAGCAGTAATCCAGTGGAAGAGGCAATTACACCTTTTCCAATACCACTAATAACACCTCCAGATACTAAAACGTACTTCATATTGGCTGTCCCCTGATGTTTGCTCCAAAGTTGGTGGTACGTGGAGGAGAGAAAAATTAGGTTGctaacaaatttttaagcgCTGgcgaaaatttttttaagagaaAATCGTTACCACAAATATAAATCGAAATGATAGGAATTTCCAAATAATGTATTTCACATTattctaaaaattaaaaactaaTCGTactgaagatgaaattttacaaaCCTCCATTGTGCCACCACTTTAGAAACCCACAACTAATATTTCTATGCTGCTATCTTTAGGTTCAAATGGTAACTTCCAACTTGGTTTGAACAATGATGAGGATGTTTACAGCCCACAGATAGTGCCATTTGACCGtgcaattgaaaaaatctcaTGTGGTGGAAACCACACCCTATTGTTAGATGAGG
This portion of the Schizosaccharomyces pombe strain 972h- genome assembly, chromosome: I genome encodes:
- the cts1 gene encoding CTP synthase Cts1 translates to MKYVLVSGGVISGIGKGVIASSTGLLLKTLGLKVTSIKIDPYMNIDAGTMSPLEHGEVFVLNDGGEVDLDLGNYERYLNVTLTHDNNITTGKVYSNVIQKERRGDYLGKTVQIVPHVTNEIQDWVERVARIPVDQSGEEPDVCIVELGGTVGDIESAAFVEAMRQFQFRVGHENFVSIHVSLVPVINGEQKTKPTQQAIRDLRSLGITPDLIACRCKQPLEKSVIDKISLFCHVGPEQVLAVHDVSSTYHVPQLLEDKLLEYLKIRFALDKISVSRELALAGENMWSSWKHLTQGYDHLFKKVTIVLVGKYTHLQDSYISVIKALEHSAMRCGRKLDLQWVEASHLEASTNTSDPLSYHKAWHLVCSANGILVPGGFGSRGVEGMIAAAKWARENNTPYLGICLGMQVAVIEFARSVCGIEGAFSEEFDKECENNVVVYMPEIDKDKLGGTMRLGLRPTFFQPNSEWSKLRKLHKMVDEVLERHRHRYEINPAFVSRLEQGGISFIGKDERGERMEIIEKRDHPYFVGVQYHPEYLSKPLKPSPPIFGLVAASAGLLDEFIQSGEEVEWSNFSHFNAESALADMNDSVEVTEEATVVTIS
- the prp22 gene encoding ATP-dependent RNA helicase, spliceosomal Prp22, coding for MDDLKELEYLSLVSKVASEIRNHTGIDDNTLAEFIINLHDQSKNYDEFKNNVLSCGGEFTDSFLQNISRLIKEIKPKDDIPTDNVNNGSNSVNGASHDLDSKDVDKQHQRKMFPGLSIPNSTNNLRDRPALMDNAMDELEELSTLAKTRRNDRDSRRDERHYLNGIRERRERSISPSFSHHSRTSISGQSHSSRSSRGPLLNAPTLYGIYSGVVSGIKDFGAFVTLDGFRKRTDGLVHISNIQLNGRLDHPSEAVSYGQPVFVKVIRIDESAKRISLSMKEVNQVTGEDLNPDQVSRSTKKGSGANAIPLSAQNSEIGHVNPLETFTSNGRKRLTSPEIWELQQLAASGAISATDIPELNDGFNTNNAAEINPEDDEDVEIELREEEPGFLAGQTKVSLKLSPIKVVKAPDGSLSRAAMQGQILANDRREIRQKEAKLKSEQEMEKQDLSLSWQDTMSNPQDRKFAQDVRDSAARQLTSETPSWRQATRNANISYGKRTTLSMKEQREGLPVFKLRKQFLEAVSKNQILVLLGETGSGKTTQITQYLAEEGYTSDSKMIGCTQPRRVAAMSVAKRVAEEVGCRVGEEVGYTIRFEDKTSRMTQIKYMTDGMLQRECLVDPLLSKYSVIILDEAHERTVATDVLFGLLKGTVLKRPDLKLIVTSATLDAERFSSYFYKCPIFTIPGRSYPVEIMYTKQPEADYLDAALMTVMQIHLSEGPGDILVFLTGQEEIDTSCEILYERSKMLGDSIPELVILPVYSALPSEIQSRIFEPAPPGGRKVVIATNIAETSLTIDGIYYVVDPGFVKQSCFDPKLGMDSLIVTPISQAQARQRSGRAGRTGPGKCYRLYTESAYRNEMLPSPIPEIQRQNLSHTILMLKAMGINDLLNFDFMDPPPAQTMIAALQNLYALSALDDEGLLTPLGRKMADFPMEPQLSKVLITSVELGCSEEMLSIIAMLSVPNIWSRPREKQQEADRQRAQFANPESDHLTLLNVYTTWKMNRCSDNWCYEHYIQARGMRRAEDVRKQLIRLMDRYRHPVVSCGRKRELILRALCSGYFTNVAKRDSHEGCYKTIVENAPVYMHPSGVLFGKAAEWVIYHELIQTSKEYMHTVSTVNPKWLVEVAPTFFKFANANQVSKTKKNLKVLPLYNRFEKPDEWRISKQRKGGR